One Glycine max cultivar Williams 82 chromosome 6, Glycine_max_v4.0, whole genome shotgun sequence DNA segment encodes these proteins:
- the LOC100787082 gene encoding probable pectate lyase 5 → MTSTLLSLLFLLFSLLIPSFISSSPVRNPEEVVQEVNRKINGSIARPRRNLGYLWCGSGNPIDDCWRCDPNWEQNRQRLADCAIGFGKNAIGGRDGKIYVVDDDGDDDAVNPKPGSLRHAVIQDEPLWIIFARDMVIQLKEELLMNSFKTIDGRGASVHVAGGPCITIQYVTNVIIHGIHIHDCKQGGNAMVRDSPRHYGWRTVSDGDGVSIFGGSHVWIDHCSLSNCNDGLIDAIHGSTAITISNNYMTHHDKVMLLGHSDAYTQDKAMQVTIAFNHFGEGLVQRMPRCRLGYFHVVNNDYTHWEMYAIGGSANPTINCQGNRFVAPDDRFSKEVTKREDAPESEWQDWNWRSEGDLLVNGAFFTSSGAGASSSYARASSLSARPSSLVGSITTGAGALSCKKGSPC, encoded by the exons ATGACAAGCACTCTTCTGTCTTTGCTTTTCTTGCTCTTCTCCCTTCTCATTCCATCCTTCATTTCCTCTTCACCAGTTCGAAACCCTGAAGAAGTCGTACAAGAGGTCAACAG GAAAATAAATGGGTCTATAGCAAGGCCTAGGAGAAACTTGGGCTACCTCTGGTGTGGCAGTGGCAACCCCATTGATGACTGTTGGAGGTGCGACCCCAACTGGGAGCAGAACAGGCAGAGGCTAGCTGACTGCGCAATCGGGTTCGGCAAGAACGCCATCGGCGGCAGGGACGGCAAGATCTACGTGGTGGACGACGACGGCGATGACGATGCCGTAAACCCGAAGCCGGGAAGCCTCCGGCACGCCGTGATCCAAGACGAGCCCTTATGGATAATCTTCGCAAGAGACATGGTGATCCAGCTGAAGGAGGAGCTTCTCATGAACTCCTTCAAGACCATCGACGGAAGAGGCGCCAGCGTGCACGTTGCTGGGGGTCCATGCATAACGATACAGTACGTGACCAACGTCATCATCCATGGGATTCACATTCACGATTGCAAACAGGGAGGGAACGCTATGGTGCGGGACTCCCCACGGCACTACGGGTGGAGAACCGTGTCGGACGGCGATGGCGTGTCGATCTTCGGAGGGAGTCATGTGTGGATCGACCATTGCTCGCTCTCTAACTGTAACGATGGGTTGATCGACGCCATCCATGGCTCCACCGCTATTACCATTTCTAATAACTACATGACGCATCATGATAAGGTCATGTTGTTGGGTCACAGCGATGCTTACACCCAGGACAAGGCCATGCAAGTCACTATTGCTTTCAACCACTTTGGTGAAGGCCTTGTTCAAAGGATGCCAAG GTGTAGGCTTGGGTATTTCCATGTGGTGAACAATGATTATACTCACTGGGAAATGTATGCCATTGGTGGAAGTGCTAATCCAACCATCAACTGCCAAGGCAATAGGTTTGTTGCACCCGATGACAGATTCAGCAAAGAG GTGACAAAACGTGAAGATGCGCCAGAGAGTGAGTGGCAGGATTGGAATTGGAGGTCAGAAGGGGACTTGTTAGTAAACGGTGCGTTTTTCACATCATCGGGTGCTGGAGCCTCCTCTAGCTATGCAAGGGCTTCTAGCTTAAGTGCAAGACCATCTTCCCTTGTTGGTTCCATAACAACAGGTGCTGGTGCACTCAGTTGTAAGAAAGGTTCTCCTTGCTGA